The Candidatus Bathyarchaeota archaeon genome includes the window CTCTAGTTTTTGGTTTTACCGTTGGTTTTGTCTCAACTGTAGCTTTAACGGATTCTCTTATTGAATGATTAGGATTTGATAAAGGGCTCGTTGGAGCGTAACCTATTCTTGCCTCCTCATCGCTTAAGACCAGATAGCTTGGGGATGAAACTCGTTTACCTTCGATGGCAACATGCCTGTGTGAAATGAGTTGGCGAGCTTGATACATAGATTTAGCTAGGCCTTTTCTAAATACGAGGGTTTGAAGTCGACGTTCAAGGATGTTTTCTATAGTTAAGTCTAAAACGTCATCTAAAGCAGCTGCTTTAGGTAGAACGCCAAGGCGGCAAAGTCTATCGATAAGTTGTTTTTCCAGTTTTCTTCGTTCCTCAGCAGACATGCCTAGAAGCGACCGAGCGATTCCTCGAAACTTTGAGACCATGGTTTTGTGACGCCAGAGTTCTCTTTTGTTTCTCAGTCCGTACTGACCAACCAGTTTTAGTTCCGTTTCTAGAATATCGATTCGCCAAGGAAACTTTGGCGTTTCATATTTTTTTCGCTGCTTTTTAGGATCGCCCATGATTATTGCCGCGTCCTTGTTTTCTTGAATCTCACGCCAATAGCCTTTCCAGTTCTGCCTGTGGTTCTCGTTCGTTGCCCCCGTACCTTCAACCCGTAAGCGTGACGGACTCCTCTCCATGATCTGATATTTTTCATTTGATCAATGTCTGTTTTTGTTTGGAGAATGAGGTCAGATCCAATAAGGTGCAGGTGTTTTCCAGTTTGGCGATCCTTGGCGCGGTTAAGAAGCCAACTGGGCACGCCGTGTCTACTTAGGTCCTTTATTATGCCCTTAATTTTCTCAGCTTCAGTTTCGGAGAGAAAACCTACGCGAGTT containing:
- a CDS encoding 30S ribosomal protein S4; translated protein: MGDPKKQRKKYETPKFPWRIDILETELKLVGQYGLRNKRELWRHKTMVSKFRGIARSLLGMSAEERRKLEKQLIDRLCRLGVLPKAAALDDVLDLTIENILERRLQTLVFRKGLAKSMYQARQLISHRHVAIEGKRVSSPSYLVLSDEEARIGYAPTSPLSNPNHSIRESVKATVETKPTVKPKTRG
- a CDS encoding 30S ribosomal protein S13 — its product is MPKEFQHIIRIANTDLYGTQKVVYALTNVKGIGIKLANVIVKKANIDPKTRVGFLSETEAEKIKGIIKDLSRHGVPSWLLNRAKDRQTGKHLHLIGSDLILQTKTDIDQMKNIRSWRGVRHAYGLKVRGQRTRTTGRTGKAIGVRFKKTRTRQ